A window from Candidatus Thermoplasmatota archaeon encodes these proteins:
- a CDS encoding response regulator, which translates to MKTIMVIDDEPEILKLVKSSLEKDDFEVVTATNSREALEIMDNEKEVNFGLILINTTMPGTKKRALFSMKPGTKKDTSDINDFLQKPFTDKQLIDFVKRKI; encoded by the coding sequence ATGAAAACAATAATGGTTATAGATGATGAACCAGAAATCCTAAAACTAGTTAAATCATCACTGGAAAAAGACGACTTTGAAGTTGTAACAGCTACCAACAGCCGTGAAGCACTAGAAATTATGGACAACGAAAAAGAAGTAAACTTTGGTTTAATACTCATAAACACAACAATGCCTGGTACCAAAAAACGGGCTCTTTTTTCAATGAAACCAGGAACAAAAAAAGATACAAGCGACATAAACGATTTTTTACAGAAACCATTCACAGACAAACAACTAATTGATTTTGTGAAAAGAAAAATATAA